In Dermatophagoides farinae isolate YC_2012a chromosome 9, ASM2471394v1, whole genome shotgun sequence, a genomic segment contains:
- the LOC124497989 gene encoding LOW QUALITY PROTEIN: uncharacterized protein LOC124497989 (The sequence of the model RefSeq protein was modified relative to this genomic sequence to represent the inferred CDS: inserted 1 base in 1 codon; deleted 1 base in 1 codon), whose product MSNEQRCDQPISLCWKNLRYEVDEWCMVDGWKPSRKRKVILNRLNGSVRLNSLNALLGPSGAGKTSLINCLIGNVPAKNISSDTEIYINSEIIAQSSNSLVSFVPQFVHEIILGRFTVFETLYYAFCFKNPAHNHGRAYQHIQSTIQELMLNPKVLQTRFENCSGGEQRRVAIAQELMSIESKPPFLFIDEPTTGLDSESALVVMKCLQRLSEQNGITVIVSIHAPSSDILNMFDQLYIIAKGGVCIYSDQPDRLRPHLNRVTGIALNEDDSPIQEYLRIASNGIDDEQVRKLTQESVQQDHQRLTSHINKLAENECPFKSIPKGIPHYSRKFRFSDLWTQFKRLLCLSFIADIQVLIGVFVLCAFSLILFTSITNKDMVKPGGCLPFDIEHYNQTCQDKVKDDRLIGTFIMFLTFLMLLLLALSIGMNSLVAVNSMKVLRHEYRNGWYSYASLIYPVHLNDVITSFFIVLICAIILFITSGIIYVDQYRINWHRLAILILFYCFIFSYGQSFGYLVLATCIDQLELLLLLCQVILIISTMTNGLVVSIDIMDKPFYLAISHIIGTRYLMDGFIYVFFGIDRCDPQTEYSKTLKQFFIDPDNVYWNLMYPMFITIVIRIISVIVMRWTFRNVNNGKIVSKKKMETLGKMLTPSIEIDFHPTSVQIIDRNNNFEVDLHNENEFQQFCNGRYIIGWRHLTLFATDTIYEVRPTPESLDDFGDKLILRNLSGQFQFGTLNAIMGSSGSGKTSLLKVFNGKMKTKLTGSTQFYLSRFVPIRTCYINQEVSNHLIPGLTSKQSLVYASKLKNCHQGQTIDHEQVATNLLNELDMANTANTMVQNCSGGERKRLALAMELTSVRMPNLICIDEPVSGLDSNSARLVLQCLRRFIARHPDITMVVSIHQPSTEQLDMFDLCYVLAFDGLGIYSGPPSGIKSFLTEASSIDNDKRFPIESLIRYSCTGHSNPIVQRLAEETDNQIHKITPSLLQDTVHIKDGVQFHQIRFSLRSVAILFRRLVHFSFGYQWPIWLAYTIMYIFISXFISRFFNEKIAELDGCISMDDDFLAICSNVTNQKFIEDLRLVNNVNYVLFSSIAFVLIMSIQMINLFTLELKFFSTQHLNGWYTCGAYYLSKLLFDAITILPMAILFVYITDIYSPVSLNNYFVWQVLNVYLSFFSIMAIMNISIVLLRKSLIALFIVVGFSQGVFLLLSNIYNVIEDLNFIVRFFSFFSIYRYQFPSTLWLIYGGERCRPYEIQSLMYMLNIPTNNEYFYDCITKLVFLAIFYHTIALVVFCIKYNPLINRHERAERIERYRNERLIKSYKCNSYF is encoded by the exons ATGTCGAACGAACAACGTTGTGATCAGCCAATTTCTCtttgttggaaaaatttaCGCTATGAAGTTGATGAATGGTGTATGGTCGACGGTTGGAAACCAAGTCGCAAACGAAAAGTGATCCTCAACCGTCTTAATGGTTCAGTGCGGTTGAACAGTCTGAATGCATTGCTCGGACCTTCTGGTGCCGGCAAAACTTCGCTGATCAATTGTCTCATCGGCAATGTTCCAGCCAAGAATATTTCGTCCGACACAGAAATTTATATTAACAGTGAGATAATCGCGCagtcatcaaattcattggtCAGTTTTGTACCGCAATTTGTTCATGAGATAATCCTAGGACGGTTCACTGTGTTCGAAACTTTGTATTATGCATTCTGCTTCAAG AATCCTGCTCACAATCATGGCCGAGCGTATCAACACATCCAGTCAACGATCCAGGAATTGATGTTGAATCCGAAAGTGTTGCAAACACGTTTCGAAAATTGTTCTGGTGGCGAACAACGTCGAGTGGCCATCGCTCAAGAACTGATGtcaatcgaatcgaaaccaccgtttttgttcatcgatGAACCGACCACCGGTCTGGATAGTGAGTCAGCATTGGTTGTAATGAAATGTCTACAGCGATTGTCCGAGCAGAATGGCATCACAGTCATTGTCTCAATTCATGCTCCTAGTTCGGACATATTGAATATGTTCGATCAACTGTACATCATAGCCAAGGGAGGTGTTTGCATTTATTCTGATCAACCGGATCGATTGCGGCCACATTTGAATCGAGTCACAGGTATTGCATTGAATGAGGATGATTCGCCGATTCAAGAATATCTTCGTATCGCTAGCAACggcattgatgatgaacaagtgAGGAAATTGACTCAAGAAAGTGTCCAACAAGACCATCAACGACTGACATCGCATATCAACAAATTAGCCGAAAACGAATGCCCATTCAAATCGATTCCAAAGGGTATTCCTCATTATTCCAGAAAATTTCGCTTCTCTGATCTCTGGACACAATTCAAACGTCTACTgtgtttatcattcattgcCGATATTCAAGTCCTGATTGGTGTTTTCGTCTTATGCGCTTTCAGCCTAATTTTATTCACTTCAATCACCAATAAAGATATGGTGAAGCCTGGAGGATGTCTGCCATTCGATATAGAACATTACAATCAAACTTGTCAGGATAAAGTGAAAGATGATCGATTAATTGGGACATTTATTATGTTTTTAACGTTTTTAATGCTGCTTTTATTAGCACTCAGTATAGGAATGAATTCCTTGGTTGCCGTCAATTCTATGAAAGTTCTTCGCCATGAATATCGCAATG GTTGGTACAGTTATGCTTCATTGATTTATCCAGTTCATCTGAATGACGTGATCACTTCGTTTTTCATCGTTTTAATATGCGCcataattttgtttataaCTAGCGGTATCATCTATGTTGACCAATATCGAATTAATTGGCATCGTTTGgcgattttaattttattttattgctTCATATTTTCGTACGGTCAATCTTTCGGTTACTTGGTTCTAGCAACTTGTATTGATCAACTTGAATTACTTCTACTACTATGTCAAGTGATACTTATTATATCTACTATGACTAATGGATTAGTTGTATCGATTGATATAATGGACAAACCATTTTATTTGGCCATTTCGCATATAATTGGTACTCGATATTTAATGGATGGATTTATTTATGTATTCTTTGGTATTGATCGTTGTGATCCTCAAACAGAATATTCAAAGAccttgaaacaattttttatcgatCCAGACAATGTCTATTGGAATCTAATGTATCCAATGTTTATTACAATAGTGATTCGAATCATATCTGTGATTGTGATGCGTTGGACATTTAGGAATgtaaacaatggaaaaatcgtatcgaaaaagaaaatggaaacCTTGGGAAAAATGCTAACAccttcaattgaaattgattttcatcctACTTCTGTCCAGATAATCGACCGTAATAATAACTTTGAAGTTGATTTGCACAACGAAAAcgaatttcaacaattttgtaATGGCCGCTATATTATCGGATGGCGTCACTTGACATTGTTCGCTACCGATACCATCTATGAGGTGCGTCCGACACCTGAATCACTGGATGATTTTGGAGATAAGTTAATACTACGGAATCTCAGTGGACAATTTCAGTTTGGAACATTGAATGCAATCATGGGCAGCTCCGGTTCGGGCAAAACGTCACTATTGAAGGTTTTCAATggcaaaatgaaaaccaaacTGACCGGTTCGACACAATTCTATCTCAGTCGTTTCGTACCAATTCGAACTTGCTATATCAACCAAGAAGTGTCAAATCACCTGATACCTGGTTTGACGAGCAAACAAAGTTTGGTTTATGCttctaaattgaaaaattgtcacCAAGGACAAACAATTGATCATGAACAAGTGGCAACCAATCTTCTCAACGAATTAGACATGGCCAACACGGCCAACACCATGGTACAGAATTGCTCTGGTGGAGAAAGAAAGCGACTGGCTCTGGCAATGGAACTGACATCAGTTCGAATGCCCAATCTGATCTGTATCGATGAACCAGTCAGTGGACTGGATTCCAATTCAGCACGGTTGGTCCTTCAATGTCTTCGACGATTCATTGCTCGGCATCCGGATATCACTATGGTGGTCAGCATTCACCAACCTAGTACCGAACAGTTGGACATGTTTGACCTGTGCTATGTGCTTGCATTCGACGGTCTGGGTATCTACTCGGGACCTCCATCCGGAATCAAAAGCTTTCTCACAGAGGCATCTTCCATTGACAATGATAAACGATTTCCAATCGAATCTCTCATTCGATATTCTTGCACTGGTCACTCGAATCCCATTGTACAACGATTAGCTGAAGAAACCGATAATCAAATCCATAAAATCACACCGTCGCTGTTACAGGATACTGTTCATATCAAGGATGGTgtacaatttcatcaaattcgatTCTCATTGCGATCGGTAGCCATTTTATTCCGTCGTTtagttcatttttcattcggaTATCAATGGCCAATATGGCTAGCCTATACAATCATGTATATTTTTATAT GCTTCATTTCGcgatttttcaatgaaaaaatagcTGAACTTGATGGTTGTATatcaatggatgatgattttctcgCTATTTGTTCTAATGTTaccaatcaaaaatttatagAAGATTTACGACTTGTCAATAATGTTAATTATGTCCTCTTTTCCAGTATCGCATTCGTTTTAATAATGTccattcaaatgatcaacTTGTTCACGttagaattgaaatttttttcaactcaACATTTAAAtg gtTGGTATACTTGTGGTGCTTATTATCTGTCGAAATTGTTGTTCGATGCTATCACTATTCTACCAATGGCcatattgtttgtttatataaCCGATATCTATTCACCGGTGTCGCTAAATAATTACTTCGTCTGGCAAGTGTTGAATgtatatttatcatttttttctattatggCCATAATGAACATAAGCATAGTGTTACTACGTAAATCACTCATCGCCTTATTCATTGTGGTCGGATTTTCACAAGGcgtttttctattattatccaatATTTACAATGTAATTgaagatttgaattttatcgttcgattcttttcatttttttcaatttatcgtTATCAATTTCCATCAACATTGTGGTTAATCTATGGTGGTGAACGCTGTCGTCCATATGAAATACAATCATTGATGTATATGCTGAATATTCCAaccaataatgaatatttttatgattGTATAACTAAGCTAgtttttttggccatattTTATCACACAATTGCACTGGTTGTCTTTTGTATCAAATACAATCCATTAATCAATCGACATGAACGTGCCGAACGAATTGAACGTTATCGTAATGAACGTTTAATTAAATCTTACAAATGCAATAgttatttttga
- the LOC142597777 gene encoding uncharacterized protein LOC142597777 isoform X2, with the protein MIVDCCSHHNFPLMLMMMMFVSFILITFGASINKQTNNDQQVVNKQLSNKNDNHSGIIIDNDDHRKQFDNEYEISLDYNNNDDDNSDRETRTMMFTPLSSETNMTTTKTMLIDDTSIMNDADKFINDELNKFHVEESLLSKLWIQIIVASTALLFFVMFMTITAIMCQKFLHNNNDSKTIQTVDTTTVKTNRRKNHDHRHGRLSSKKRRSSSSSSSRRKKHHRSTTTLPSTNNMAATTTISDSQRKSSSIRYPQHDNNRKLSSLSSTKLLQTKNIQLPIHHHHHHQQQQQQDYRYVYRLSNLHRYHRQMCHVY; encoded by the exons atgattgtgGATTGTTGTAGTCACCataattttccattgatgctgatgatgatgatgtttgtttcattcattttgattacatTTGGTGCATCgattaacaaacaaacaaacaatgatcaacaggttgtaaacaaacaattatcgaataaaaatgataatcattccggaattataatcgataatgatgatcatcgaaaacaatttgataatgaatatgaaatttCTTTGGattataataacaatgatgatgataatagtgaTCGTGAAACAAGGACAATGATGTTTACACCATTGTCATCAGAAACAaatatgacaacaacaaaaacaatgttgATAGATGATACGTCCATTATGAATGATGCGgataaatttatcaatgatgaattgaataaatttcatgTGGAAGAATCACTTTTAT CTAAATTATGGATACAAATCATAGTGGCTTCAACggcattattattctttgtcATGTTTATGACGATCACTGCAATTATGTGTCAGAAATTTTTacataataacaatgatagTAAAACTATTCAAACGGTGGATACAACAACTGTTAAAACGAATCGtcgaaaaaatcatgatcatagaCATGGACGATTATCGTCGAAAAAacgacgatcatcatcatcatcatcatcgaggcgaaaaaaacatcatcgatcaacaacaacattaccaTCGACCAATAATAtggcagcaacaacaacaatttccgATAGTCaacgaaaatcatcatcaatacgtTATCCACagcatgataataatcgaaagctatcatcattatcatcaacaaaattattacaaacaaaaaatattcaattaccaattcatcatcatcatcatcatcaacaacaacaacaacaggattATCGGTATGTTTACCGCCTGTCCAATCTACATCGATACCATCGACAAATGTGCCACGTATATTGA
- the LOC124497740 gene encoding LOW QUALITY PROTEIN: uncharacterized protein LOC124497740 (The sequence of the model RefSeq protein was modified relative to this genomic sequence to represent the inferred CDS: inserted 2 bases in 1 codon) translates to MSNKQRCDQPISLCWKNLRYEVDEWRMVDGWKPRRKRKVILNRLNGSVRLNSLNALLGPSGAGKTSLINCLIGNVPAKNISSDTEIYINSETMANSLVSFVPQFVHEIILGRFTVLETLYYAFCFKNPAHNHGRAYQHIQSTIQELMLNPKVLQTRFENCSGGEQRRVAIAQELMSIESKPPFLFVDEPTTGLDSESALVVMKCLQRLSKQNGITVIVSIHAPSSDILNMFDQLYIIAKGGVCIYSDQPDLLRPHLNRVTGIALNEDDSPIQEYLRIASNGINDDQVRKLAQESVQKDHRRLTSHINKLDGNECPFESIPKGLPHYSRKFRFFDLWTQVKRLLCFTFIADVRILIGVILLSAFAIFLNTSITNKDMLLPRGCLPFDIDNLNLTCSDKLKEDRLIGTFIMLLMMMLMLIISLSIGMYSVMAINFMKVLRXEYRKGWYSYSSLIHPLYVNDMITSVFLIIVSIIIFYVSSGIIYVDHYRINWHRFGTAFSFVSVVFLYAQSFGYLLIATCIDQNELLILLCQVFVVILNFSNGLMVMFDLMGKPMDIAVSHIIATRYIAAGFLYSFYGIDRCDPRTEYSQLLKQFFVDQENVYSNLKYTVIALLVVRIISAVLMRWTFRNVNNGKIVSKKKMETLARILTPSIEIDFHEKSTSVQMVDSNNNFEVDLPNENEFQQFCNGRYIIGWRHLTLFATDTIYEVRPTPELLDDFGEELILRNLSGQFQFGTLNAIMSSSGSGKTSLLKVFNGKMKTKLTGSTQFYLSRFVAIRTCYINQEVSNHLIPGLTSKQSLVYASKLKNCHETQTIDHEQVASKLLDELDMANTANTMVQNCSGGERKRLALAMELTSVRMPNLISIDEPVSGLDSNSARLVLQCLRRFIARHPDITMVVSIHQPSTEQLDMFDLCYVLAFDGLGIYSGPPARIKSFLTEASSIVDDKRFPIESLIRYSCTGHSNPIVQQLAEETDNQIHKITPSLLQDTVHIKDGVQFYQIRFSLRSVVVLFLRLAHCSFGYQWPLWLAYTFMYIFLASVFRSYYDLTITEIDGCLSMDDDFQSHCTNVTDQIWKEQLRLANNINYVLFSGFTFVFIMEAQIINMFVNELKFFSTQHLNGWYSCGTYYLSKLLFDSITIIPMVIIYFYITDIYTPVTPNNFFVWQLFIAFLSALSIMALTNISIMFLHKSFVGLFIVVGFSQCIFLLLSNIYNVIEDMNFIVRFFSFFSIYRYQFQSTLWLIYGSERCRPYEIQALMYMLNIPTNDEFFYECIVKLVLLAIFYHTIALIVFCIKYNPLINRHERAERIERYRNERLLNQEEKHKTILFI, encoded by the exons ATGTCGAACAAACAACGTTGTGATCAGCCAATTTCTCtttgttggaaaaatttaCGCTATGAAGTCGATGAATGGCGTATGGTCGACGGTTGGAAACCAAGACGCAAACGAAAAGTGATCCTCAACCGTCTTAATGGTTCAGTGCGATTGAACAGTCTGAATGCATTGCTCGGACCTTCTGGTGCCGGCAAAACTTCGCTGATCAATTGTCTCATCGGCAATGTTCCAGCCAAGAATATTTCGTCCGACACAGAAATTTATATTAACAGCGAGACAATGGCAAATTCATTGGTCAGTTTTGTGCCACAATTCGTCCATGAGATCATTTTGGGACGTTTCACAGTGCTCGAGACTTTGTATTATGCATTCTGCTTCAAGAATCCTGCTCACAATCACGGTCGAGCGTATCAACACATCCAGTCAACGATCCAAGAATTGATGTTGAACCCAAAAGTGTTGCAAACACGTTTCGAAAATTGCTCTGGTGGCGAACAACGTCGAGTGGCCATCGCTCAAGAACTGATGTCGATCGAATCGAAGCCaccgtttttgtttgtcgacGAACCGACCACCGGTTTGGACAGTGAGTCAGCATTAGTGGTAATGAAGTGTCTACAGCGATTGTCCAAGCAGAATGGCATCACAGTCATTGTCTCAATCCACGCTCCTAGTTCGGACATATTGAATATGTTCGATCAACTGTACATTATAGCCAAGGGAGGTGTTTGCATTTATTCTGACCAACCGGATCTATTACGGCCACATTTGAATCGAGTCACAGGTATCGCAttgaatgaagatgattcTCCGATTCAAGAATATCTTCGTATCGCTAGCAATggtatcaatgatgatcaagtgAGGAAGTTGGCTCAAGAAAGTGTCCAAAAAGACCATCGACGACTGACATCTCATATCAACAAATTAGACGGAAATGAATGCCCATTCGAATCGATTCCAAAGGGTCTTCCTCATTATTCAAGAAAATTCCGCTTCTTTGATCTTTGGACACAAGTCAAACGTCTACTGTGTTTTACATTCATTGCTGATGTCCGAATCCTGATTGGTGTTATTCTGTTGAGCgcatttgccatttttttaaatactTCAATCACAAATAAAGATATGTTACTTCCCCGAGGATGTCTACCATTCGATATTGACAATCTTAATCTAACTTGTTCAGATAAATTAAAAGAAGATCGGTTAATTGGAACATTCATCATgctattaatgatgatgttaatgttgATTATATCACTCAGTATTGGAATGTATTCAGTGATGGCTATCAATTTTATGAAAGTTCTTCG CGAATATCGTAAAG GTTGGTACAgctattcatcattaattcatcCACTCTATGTGAATGATATGATTACATCAGTTTTCTTAATCATTGTATCTATAATAATCTTCTACGTAAGTTCCGGTATCATAtatgttgatcattatcgTATTAATTGGCATCGATTTGGAACagcattttcatttgtctcAGTTGTATTTTTATATGCACAATCATTTGGTTATTTATTGATCGCCACTTgtattgatcaaaatgaattactCATTCTTCTTTGTCAAGTTTTTGTggttattttaaatttttcaaatggacTGATGGTTATGTTTGATCTTATGGGTAAACCAATGGATATTGCTGTCTCTCACATAATTGCAACTCGTTATATAGCTGCTggatttttatattcattctaTGGTATTGATCGTTGTGATCCACGAACAGAATATTCACAACTactaaaacaattttttgttgaccaAGAAAATGTTTATTCGAATCTCAAGTATACTGTGATTGCATTATTAGTGGTTCGAATCATATCTGCAGTGTTGATGCGTTGGACATTTAGAAATGttaacaatggaaaaatcgtatcgaaaaagaaaatggaaacCTTGGCGAGAATCCTAACAccttcaattgaaattgatttccaTGAAAAGTCTACTTCTGTCCAGATGGTCGACAGTAATAATAACTTTGAAGTTGATTTGCCcaacgaaaatgaatttcaacaattttgtaATGGCCGTTATATTATCGGATGGCGTCACTTGACATTGTTCGCTACTGATACCATCTATGAGGTGCGTCCGACACCTGAATTGCTGGATGATTTTGGAGAGGAGTTAATACTACGGAATCTCAGCGGACAATTTCAGTTTGGAACATTGAATGCAATCATGAGCAGCTCCGGTTCGGGCAAAACGTCGCTGTTGAAGGTTTTCAAtgggaaaatgaaaaccaaacTGACCGGTTCGACACAATTCTATCTCAGTCGTTTCGTAGCAATTCGAACTTGCTATATCAACCAAGAAGTGTCAAATCACCTGATACCTGGTTTGACGAGCAAACAAAGTTTGGTTTATGCttctaaattgaaaaattgtcacGAAACACAAACAATTGACCATGAACAAGTGGCAAGCAAACTTCTCGATGAATTAGACATGGCCAACACGGCCAACACCATGGTGCAGAATTGCTCTGGTGGAGAAAGAAAGCGACTGGCTCTGGCGATGGAACTGACATCAGTTCGAATGCCCAATCTGATCAGTATCGATGAACCAGTCAGTGGGCTGGATTCCAATTCAGCACGGTTGGTCCTTCAATGTCTTCGTCGATTCATTGCTCGACATCCGGATATCACTATGGTGGTCAGCATTCACCAACCTAGTACCGAGCAGTTGGACATGTTTGACCTGTGCTATGTGCTTGCATTCGATGGTCTGGGTATCTACTCTGGACCTCCAGCCCGAATCAAAAGCTTTCTCACTGAGGCATCTTCCATAGTTGATGATAAGCGATTTCCAATTGAATCTCTCATTCGATATTCATGCACTGGTCACTCGAATCCCATCGTACAACAATTAGCTGAAGAAACCGATAATCAAATCCATAAAATCACACCGTCGCTGTTACAGGATACTGTTCATATAAAGGATGGTGTgcaattttatcaaattcgATTCTCATTGCGATCGGTAgtcgttttatttttacgtTTAGCACATTGTTCATTCGGATATCAATGGCCATTATGGTTAGCCTACACATTtatgtacatttttttggcTAGTGTATTTCGAAGCTATTACGATTTAACAATTACCGAAATTGATGGTTGTTTatcaatggatgatgatttccaAAGCCACTGTACAAATGTTACCGATCAAATATGGAAAGAACAATTACGTCTTGCCAATAATATAAATTATGTTCTTTTTTCCGGTTTTACATTCGTTTTTATAATGGAAGCACAAATAATTAATatgtttgtgaatgaattgaaatttttttccacacaaCATCTGAATG GATGGTATTCTTGTGGTACCTATTATCTATCGAAATtgttatttgattcaatcacgATCATACCAATGGTCATCATCTATTTCTATATAACCGATATCTATACACCGGTTACaccaaataattttttcgtcTGGCAATTATTCATTGCATTTTTATCAGCATTATCCATTATGGCCCTGACCAATATAAGCATAATGTTTTTACATAAATCATTTGTTGGCTTATTCATTGTGGTTGGATTTTCACAATgcatttttctattattatcaaatatttACAATGTAATTGAAGATATGAATTTTAtcgttcgatttttttcatttttttcaatttatcgttatcaatttcaatcaacattGTGGTTAATCTATGGTAGTGAACGTTGTCGTCCGTATGAAATACAAGCATTGATGTATATGTTGA
- the LOC142597777 gene encoding uncharacterized protein LOC142597777 isoform X1: MIVDCCSHHNFPLMLMMMMFVSFILITFGASINKQTNNDQQVVNKQLSNKNDNHSGIIIDNDDHRKQFDNEYEISLDYNNNDDDNSDRETRTMMFTPLSSETNMTTTKTMLIDDTSIMNDADKFINDELNKFHVEESLLSAKLWIQIIVASTALLFFVMFMTITAIMCQKFLHNNNDSKTIQTVDTTTVKTNRRKNHDHRHGRLSSKKRRSSSSSSSRRKKHHRSTTTLPSTNNMAATTTISDSQRKSSSIRYPQHDNNRKLSSLSSTKLLQTKNIQLPIHHHHHHQQQQQQDYRYVYRLSNLHRYHRQMCHVY; this comes from the exons atgattgtgGATTGTTGTAGTCACCataattttccattgatgctgatgatgatgatgtttgtttcattcattttgattacatTTGGTGCATCgattaacaaacaaacaaacaatgatcaacaggttgtaaacaaacaattatcgaataaaaatgataatcattccggaattataatcgataatgatgatcatcgaaaacaatttgataatgaatatgaaatttCTTTGGattataataacaatgatgatgataatagtgaTCGTGAAACAAGGACAATGATGTTTACACCATTGTCATCAGAAACAaatatgacaacaacaaaaacaatgttgATAGATGATACGTCCATTATGAATGATGCGgataaatttatcaatgatgaattgaataaatttcatgTGGAAGAATCACTTTTAT CAGCTAAATTATGGATACAAATCATAGTGGCTTCAACggcattattattctttgtcATGTTTATGACGATCACTGCAATTATGTGTCAGAAATTTTTacataataacaatgatagTAAAACTATTCAAACGGTGGATACAACAACTGTTAAAACGAATCGtcgaaaaaatcatgatcatagaCATGGACGATTATCGTCGAAAAAacgacgatcatcatcatcatcatcatcgaggcgaaaaaaacatcatcgatcaacaacaacattaccaTCGACCAATAATAtggcagcaacaacaacaatttccgATAGTCaacgaaaatcatcatcaatacgtTATCCACagcatgataataatcgaaagctatcatcattatcatcaacaaaattattacaaacaaaaaatattcaattaccaattcatcatcatcatcatcatcaacaacaacaacaacaggattATCGGTATGTTTACCGCCTGTCCAATCTACATCGATACCATCGACAAATGTGCCACGTATATTGA